One genomic segment of Pandoraea thiooxydans includes these proteins:
- a CDS encoding LutC/YkgG family protein — translation MDTSAARQRILARIRSAQQRPAEVTQAERDAAEDYLQRHPEGPRPVLPADRVARFVEQAQALSTTVQAIGAMSGVPSAVAAYLGELNLPAQAIAWNTLSDLPWQAAGCQVEFRPPRDADLVGVTGCFCAVAETGALVLASGPDTFASAGLLPETHIAIVPASRIVDAHEDAFNLVRHELGQLPRALNIIAGPSRTGDIEQTIILGAHGPYRVHVLLVNDV, via the coding sequence ATGGACACTTCGGCCGCTCGCCAACGCATTCTTGCTCGCATTCGCAGCGCTCAACAGCGCCCGGCCGAGGTGACCCAGGCCGAAAGAGACGCGGCCGAGGATTATCTGCAGCGTCATCCGGAGGGCCCGCGCCCTGTGCTGCCAGCCGATCGCGTAGCCCGCTTCGTCGAGCAAGCGCAGGCGCTGTCGACGACCGTCCAGGCGATCGGCGCCATGTCCGGGGTGCCGTCGGCGGTAGCCGCCTATCTGGGCGAGTTGAACCTGCCGGCGCAGGCGATCGCGTGGAATACGCTGAGCGATCTGCCATGGCAGGCTGCGGGATGTCAGGTCGAGTTTCGCCCGCCGCGTGACGCCGATCTGGTCGGCGTCACGGGTTGCTTTTGCGCGGTCGCCGAGACCGGCGCGCTGGTGCTGGCGTCCGGCCCCGATACGTTCGCCTCGGCGGGCTTGCTGCCCGAAACGCATATCGCCATCGTGCCGGCCTCGCGCATCGTCGACGCGCACGAAGACGCCTTCAACCTGGTGCGCCACGAGCTTGGGCAATTGCCCAGAGCGCTCAATATCATCGCCGGCCCCTCACGCACTGGCGATATCGAGCAAACGATCATTCTGGGCGCGCATGGCCCTTATCGAGTGCACGTGCTGTTGGTCAATGACGTCTGA
- the pncB gene encoding nicotinate phosphoribosyltransferase: MIITSLLDTDLYKFTMMQVVLHHFPAAQVEYRFKCRTEGVDLVPYIDEIRDEIRQLCGLRFSDSELEYLRQMRFIKSDFIDFLDLFHLNEKYLEITPSPKDNGEIEIVFRGPWLHTILFEIPVLAIVNEIYFRNTQRQPAYDEGRERLREKIGLLSGRPGFEDCKIADYGTRRRFSREWHEEVILTLKRQLGEQFAGTSNVYYALKHGLTPLGTMAHEYLQACQALGPRLRDSQIFGFEMWAKEYRGDLGIALSDVYGMKAFLRDFDMYFCKLFDGARHDSGDPFEWGERLLQHYQDNRVDARTKTMIFSDGLDIPKVIQLYERFRDRCRLAFGVGTNLTNDLGYQPLQIVIKMVRCNGQPVAKLTDSPGKNMCEDEAYLAYLRQVFEIAPAPAQ, from the coding sequence ATGATTATCACTTCGCTGTTGGACACCGATCTGTACAAGTTCACCATGATGCAGGTGGTGCTGCATCACTTCCCTGCGGCCCAGGTGGAATATCGCTTCAAATGCCGCACGGAAGGCGTCGACCTGGTGCCCTACATCGACGAAATTCGCGACGAGATCCGCCAGCTATGCGGGTTGCGCTTTAGCGACTCGGAGCTCGAATACCTGCGCCAGATGCGCTTTATCAAAAGCGATTTCATCGATTTCCTCGATCTGTTTCATCTCAACGAAAAGTACCTCGAGATAACGCCGTCGCCCAAGGACAACGGCGAGATCGAGATTGTCTTTCGCGGTCCGTGGCTGCACACGATCCTGTTCGAGATTCCGGTGCTGGCGATCGTCAACGAAATATATTTCCGCAATACCCAGCGGCAGCCCGCCTATGACGAGGGGCGCGAGCGGTTGCGCGAGAAAATCGGGCTGCTTTCGGGGCGGCCGGGCTTCGAGGATTGCAAGATTGCCGATTACGGCACGCGGCGGCGCTTTTCGCGCGAGTGGCACGAGGAGGTCATCCTCACCCTCAAGCGCCAGCTCGGCGAGCAGTTCGCCGGCACCAGCAATGTGTATTACGCGCTCAAACACGGTTTGACGCCGTTGGGCACGATGGCGCATGAGTATCTGCAGGCATGCCAGGCGCTCGGCCCGCGCCTGCGCGACTCGCAGATCTTCGGGTTCGAGATGTGGGCCAAGGAGTATCGGGGCGACCTGGGGATTGCGTTGTCCGATGTGTACGGCATGAAAGCCTTTTTGCGCGATTTCGATATGTATTTCTGCAAGCTGTTCGACGGTGCGCGACATGATTCGGGCGATCCCTTTGAATGGGGCGAGCGGTTGCTGCAGCACTATCAGGACAACCGCGTGGATGCGCGCACCAAGACCATGATTTTCAGCGATGGTCTCGATATCCCAAAGGTCATTCAGCTCTACGAGCGGTTTCGCGACCGCTGCCGGCTGGCGTTCGGGGTCGGTACGAATTTGACCAACGATCTGGGCTATCAGCCGCTGCAGATCGTCATCAAGATGGTTCGCTGCAATGGGCAGCCGGTGGCCAAGCTGACTGACTCGCCAGGCAAGAACATGTGCGAGGACGAGGCTTATCTGGCCTACCTGCGGCAAGTCTTCGAGATTGCGCCGGCGCCTGCGCAATGA
- the fdxA gene encoding ferredoxin FdxA: MTHVVTENCIKCRYTDCVDVCPVDCFREGPNFLAIDPDECIDCAVCVAECPVNAIYAEEDVPGDQQEFVGLNAELAKAWPSITKTKAPLPDADDWKDVTDKLKLLER, from the coding sequence ATGACCCACGTTGTCACAGAAAACTGCATCAAATGCCGCTACACCGACTGCGTTGACGTCTGCCCGGTCGACTGCTTCCGCGAAGGGCCCAACTTCCTCGCCATCGATCCCGACGAGTGCATCGATTGCGCCGTATGCGTGGCGGAATGCCCGGTCAACGCGATCTACGCCGAAGAAGACGTGCCGGGCGATCAGCAGGAGTTCGTCGGCCTGAACGCCGAACTGGCAAAGGCCTGGCCCAGCATCACCAAGACCAAGGCGCCGCTGCCCGACGCAGACGATTGGAAAGACGTCACTGACAAGCTCAAACTGCTCGAGCGCTGA
- a CDS encoding NAD(P)/FAD-dependent oxidoreductase, giving the protein MEQIDCVVIGAGVVGLATARALAAQGREVVVLEAETGIGMGSSSRNSEVIHAGIYYPQGSLKARLCVAGKGMLYAFCEERGIAHRRCGKLIVATRQAQCAALQEIRQHAEANGVDDLRTLTGAEARRLEPDLSCEAALLSPSTGIIDSHAYLLTLQGDAEARGALFAFGSPVLGVELTADGLVLEVGGAQPSTWLARTVVNCAGLAAPALAAAIRGLPASHVPRAYYAKGNYFGLSGLAPFSRLIYPVPEPGGLGVHLTLDLGGRARFGPDVEWVTTIDYRVDPARAERFYDAIRAYWPALEDGALHADYAGIRPKIAGPGESAADFRIEGPQVHGVKGLVNLFGIESPGLTAALAIADHVAAIGHE; this is encoded by the coding sequence ATGGAGCAGATCGATTGCGTGGTGATCGGTGCTGGCGTGGTGGGCTTGGCGACGGCGCGCGCGCTGGCGGCGCAAGGGCGCGAGGTGGTCGTGCTGGAGGCCGAAACCGGGATCGGCATGGGCAGCAGCTCGCGCAACAGCGAGGTCATTCACGCGGGGATCTACTATCCGCAGGGTTCTCTCAAGGCGCGCCTGTGCGTCGCGGGAAAAGGGATGCTGTATGCCTTCTGCGAGGAGCGCGGCATTGCCCACCGGCGTTGCGGCAAACTGATCGTCGCGACACGGCAAGCGCAGTGCGCGGCGCTGCAGGAGATTCGGCAGCACGCCGAGGCCAACGGCGTGGACGACCTGCGCACGCTCACGGGCGCCGAGGCCCGACGCCTCGAACCGGACTTGTCGTGCGAAGCCGCGCTGCTCTCGCCCAGCACCGGCATTATCGATAGCCATGCTTACCTTTTGACGTTGCAGGGCGATGCCGAGGCGCGCGGCGCTCTGTTTGCGTTTGGCTCCCCGGTGCTCGGCGTCGAGCTCACCGCCGATGGCCTGGTGTTGGAGGTCGGGGGCGCACAACCGAGCACCTGGTTGGCCCGCACGGTGGTCAATTGCGCGGGCCTAGCGGCACCCGCCCTGGCCGCGGCGATTCGTGGTTTGCCGGCATCCCATGTGCCGCGCGCTTACTACGCCAAGGGCAACTATTTTGGTCTGAGCGGGCTGGCCCCCTTTTCCCGCCTGATTTATCCGGTCCCGGAGCCCGGCGGGCTGGGTGTGCATCTGACGCTCGATCTGGGCGGTCGAGCCCGCTTCGGTCCCGACGTCGAATGGGTGACGACGATCGACTACCGCGTCGATCCCGCCCGCGCGGAGCGCTTTTACGACGCGATTCGGGCGTATTGGCCGGCCCTCGAAGACGGCGCGCTGCATGCAGACTACGCGGGTATCCGCCCGAAGATCGCCGGGCCCGGAGAGTCAGCCGCGGATTTTCGCATCGAAGGACCGCAGGTTCACGGCGTGAAGGGGCTCGTCAATCTTTTCGGTATCGAGTCGCCGGGGTTGACTGCTGCGCTGGCCATTGCCGATCATGTGGCAGCGATCGGGCACGAGTGA
- a CDS encoding DoxX family protein — translation MIQQKTAPYAALLLRVSLGIMFLAHAGLKIFVFTLPGTVGFFHSIGLPGAMAYPVIVLEVVGGIALIIGYYASYFAIPLAADLLGAIIMVHGANGWLFTNKGGGWEYPAFWMVALIVLFLLGDGAYAIKKR, via the coding sequence GTGATTCAACAAAAAACCGCGCCCTACGCCGCGCTGCTGCTACGCGTGAGTCTGGGTATTATGTTTCTGGCGCATGCCGGCCTGAAAATTTTTGTCTTTACCCTGCCCGGGACCGTGGGCTTTTTTCATTCGATTGGTTTGCCGGGCGCCATGGCCTATCCTGTGATAGTGCTGGAAGTCGTGGGCGGCATTGCATTGATCATCGGCTACTACGCTTCATATTTCGCGATTCCGCTCGCGGCGGATTTACTCGGCGCGATTATCATGGTGCATGGCGCCAACGGCTGGCTTTTCACGAACAAGGGCGGCGGCTGGGAGTATCCGGCATTCTGGATGGTCGCGCTGATCGTGCTGTTCCTGTTGGGTGACGGCGCTTACGCGATCAAGAAGCGCTGA
- a CDS encoding dioxygenase — protein sequence MSPLPTLFVSHGAPTLAIEPGRTGALLSLLGQRLPRPEAILLISPHWATPQPSVGSLITPTVMHDFSGFPRELYRLDYPAQGSPALAHRTVDALREAGIAATIDPQRGLDHGAWVPLRYLFPEADVPVTQLSLQPHQAPDYHYRVGQALSPLARDGVLVIGSGSFTHNLRELRVQQDRMPGARYVDEFAQWFAERMAAGDLPALLDYRAHAPYAVRAHPGDDHLLPLFIAMGASDDWTLQAHFDTGTTYDVLRMDAFAFGSAALALREIEALVD from the coding sequence ATGTCACCCCTGCCTACACTATTCGTCTCGCACGGCGCGCCGACCCTGGCGATCGAGCCGGGCCGCACCGGCGCACTGCTGAGCCTGCTCGGCCAGCGCTTGCCGCGCCCGGAGGCCATTCTGCTGATCTCGCCCCACTGGGCGACGCCGCAGCCGAGTGTGGGCAGCCTGATCACGCCGACAGTCATGCACGATTTCAGCGGCTTCCCGCGTGAACTCTATCGGCTCGACTATCCGGCCCAGGGCTCGCCCGCGTTGGCCCACCGCACTGTCGACGCGCTGCGGGAGGCCGGCATTGCCGCGACCATCGATCCGCAACGCGGGCTCGATCATGGCGCCTGGGTGCCGCTGCGGTACCTGTTCCCCGAGGCCGACGTCCCCGTAACGCAACTCTCCTTGCAGCCGCATCAAGCTCCCGATTACCACTACCGGGTCGGGCAAGCCCTGTCGCCGCTGGCACGCGACGGTGTGCTGGTGATCGGCTCCGGCTCGTTCACCCATAATCTGCGCGAGCTGCGCGTTCAGCAGGACCGGATGCCCGGCGCGCGCTATGTCGACGAATTCGCACAATGGTTCGCCGAGCGCATGGCGGCGGGCGATCTGCCCGCGCTGCTCGACTACCGGGCCCATGCGCCGTACGCGGTGCGCGCGCATCCTGGCGACGATCATCTGCTGCCGCTGTTCATTGCGATGGGCGCCAGCGACGACTGGACACTGCAGGCGCATTTCGATACCGGCACGACCTACGACGTACTGCGCATGGATGCCTTCGCGTTCGGATCCGCGGCCCTGGCATTGCGCGAGATCGAGGCACTCGTCGATTAA
- a CDS encoding LysR family transcriptional regulator has product MNKLREIECFIAVVEAGSFIRAAEIVDASKTAVSRHVADLEARLGTRLLQRTTRKLSLTESGQEYFERCRQILAELDQADTLAGAHTVKPAGLLRINAPLAFGVRHLAPLWPVFMHEYPDITLDIELSDRLVNIVEEGYDLGIRIARLPDSSLVHRKLAHTEVIACASPAYLAAHGTPAHPAELVSHQTISYSYASHKDEWRFKGPDGSVSVKTRPRFYANNGDTCLAVARAGAGIILQPDFLVAQSLREGELIRLFPDYSAAGIDIYAVYPTRKHLTAKARVLVDFLSDAFAKPGWARLAL; this is encoded by the coding sequence ATGAACAAATTACGCGAGATCGAATGCTTCATCGCCGTCGTCGAAGCCGGCAGCTTCATCAGGGCTGCAGAGATCGTCGACGCCTCCAAGACGGCCGTCTCGCGCCACGTGGCCGATCTCGAGGCGCGACTCGGCACGCGGCTGTTGCAGCGTACGACGCGCAAGCTGTCGCTGACCGAATCGGGGCAGGAATATTTCGAGCGATGCCGGCAAATTCTGGCGGAACTCGATCAAGCCGACACGCTGGCCGGCGCGCACACGGTCAAGCCGGCCGGCCTGCTGCGCATCAACGCACCGCTGGCGTTCGGCGTGCGGCATCTGGCGCCGCTATGGCCGGTCTTCATGCATGAGTATCCCGACATTACGCTCGATATCGAACTGTCGGACCGATTGGTGAATATCGTCGAGGAAGGTTACGACCTGGGCATCCGCATCGCCCGCCTGCCCGACTCTTCGCTGGTTCACCGCAAGCTGGCCCATACGGAGGTCATCGCCTGCGCCTCTCCCGCTTACCTGGCCGCGCACGGCACGCCCGCCCACCCCGCCGAGCTGGTCTCGCATCAAACGATCAGCTACAGCTATGCGTCGCACAAGGATGAGTGGCGGTTCAAGGGGCCGGATGGCTCCGTGTCAGTCAAGACGCGGCCACGCTTCTACGCGAATAACGGCGACACGTGCCTGGCGGTGGCCCGCGCCGGCGCGGGTATCATCCTTCAGCCCGACTTTCTGGTGGCGCAAAGCCTGCGCGAGGGAGAGTTGATCCGATTGTTCCCGGACTATAGCGCCGCCGGCATCGACATCTACGCGGTCTACCCGACTCGCAAGCATCTGACGGCCAAGGCGCGGGTGCTGGTCGACTTCCTCAGCGACGCGTTTGCCAAGCCCGGTTGGGCCCGTCTGGCCCTATAG
- a CDS encoding LysE family translocator, protein MSLQTWWLYVVTVFLISATPGPNMLLVMTHGARHGLRPSVATMAGCMSALLLMMSISAAGLGAVLKTWPVVFDTLRYLGAAYLVYLGIKSWRAPVSKVAEETAEVLIKATRRSLFKSGFLVASSNPKAILFAAAFLPQFIDPAAPKLPQFAILLATFAVIEVSWYTVYATSGLRVAPYLRQTRVLKAFNRLSGGVFMGFGALMAAVHR, encoded by the coding sequence ATGAGCTTGCAGACGTGGTGGTTATATGTTGTGACGGTTTTCCTCATTTCCGCTACGCCAGGGCCCAACATGCTGCTGGTGATGACGCACGGCGCGCGGCATGGCCTGCGACCGTCGGTCGCCACGATGGCCGGGTGCATGAGTGCGTTGCTGCTGATGATGTCGATCTCCGCGGCCGGACTCGGCGCGGTACTCAAAACGTGGCCGGTCGTGTTCGACACGCTTCGCTACCTGGGTGCTGCCTACCTCGTTTATCTCGGCATCAAGAGTTGGCGTGCGCCGGTGAGCAAAGTGGCCGAGGAAACCGCTGAAGTATTGATCAAGGCCACGCGCCGCTCGCTGTTCAAGAGCGGCTTTCTGGTGGCCAGCAGCAACCCCAAGGCGATTCTCTTCGCCGCGGCTTTCCTGCCGCAGTTCATCGACCCTGCCGCGCCCAAGCTGCCGCAATTCGCGATTTTGCTCGCAACCTTCGCAGTGATCGAAGTGAGTTGGTACACGGTCTATGCGACGAGCGGACTGCGTGTTGCGCCGTATCTCAGGCAGACACGCGTGTTGAAGGCTTTCAACCGGCTCAGCGGCGGTGTTTTCATGGGATTCGGCGCTTTGATGGCTGCGGTCCATCGCTAA
- a CDS encoding cold-shock protein produces MDTGIVKWFNDAKGFGFITPDAGGEDLFAHFSEIKTEGFKSLQENQRVSFEVKTGPKGKQAANIKPL; encoded by the coding sequence ATGGATACTGGTATCGTCAAATGGTTCAACGACGCTAAAGGCTTCGGCTTCATCACCCCTGATGCAGGCGGCGAAGATCTGTTTGCTCATTTTTCGGAAATCAAGACCGAAGGCTTCAAGTCGCTGCAAGAAAACCAGCGCGTGTCGTTCGAAGTTAAGACCGGCCCGAAGGGCAAGCAAGCCGCCAACATCAAGCCGCTCTAA
- a CDS encoding peptidoglycan DD-metalloendopeptidase family protein: protein MISAAPLHTRAPLSRARRRLTLLLLPALLAACASAPSGGPVGDGYYRVRSGDTLGKIAQTYRQSVTNLTRWNNLSNPNRIDVGQVLRVAPPVGASGAVSTQTVAPAAASDNTSAPASSIALRWPAQGPVIARFNGTSNKGIDIGGQLGQPVVAAAAGKVVYAGNGLRGYGNLVMLKHSGGFLTAYAHNRVILVKEGQYVAQGQQIAEMGNTDSQRVQLHFELRQQGKPLDPLRYLPSR from the coding sequence ATGATCAGCGCAGCTCCCTTGCACACTCGAGCCCCTCTTTCACGCGCCCGCCGGCGACTCACATTGCTGCTGCTTCCGGCTTTGCTTGCCGCTTGCGCATCAGCTCCCTCCGGCGGCCCGGTCGGTGACGGCTATTACCGCGTCCGCTCCGGCGACACGCTCGGCAAGATCGCGCAAACCTATCGTCAGAGCGTCACAAACCTGACGCGCTGGAACAATCTCTCCAACCCCAACCGAATCGACGTGGGCCAGGTGCTGCGCGTAGCGCCGCCGGTCGGCGCCAGCGGGGCCGTCAGCACTCAAACCGTGGCGCCGGCGGCAGCCAGTGACAATACCTCGGCGCCGGCAAGCAGCATTGCGCTGCGCTGGCCGGCCCAAGGCCCCGTCATTGCGCGCTTCAACGGCACCAGCAACAAGGGAATCGATATCGGCGGGCAACTCGGCCAGCCAGTGGTCGCAGCGGCCGCCGGCAAGGTCGTCTATGCCGGCAACGGCCTGCGCGGCTACGGCAATCTGGTCATGCTCAAGCACAGCGGCGGCTTCCTGACAGCCTATGCCCACAACCGGGTCATCCTGGTCAAGGAGGGGCAGTATGTCGCCCAGGGCCAGCAAATCGCGGAAATGGGCAATACCGACAGCCAGCGCGTCCAGCTGCATTTCGAGTTGCGCCAGCAGGGCAAGCCGCTCGATCCGTTGCGCTACCTGCCCAGCCGCTAG
- the mdoH gene encoding glucans biosynthesis glucosyltransferase MdoH, with protein MELPVTPRINRREDVPASERYADQLPLSDDERQALLAQVGGREDGDAQALLRLHRALAGDASQVSDEPAYGSVFKRLELAYGAPQADTAPVIAEHGRGGGVQIVSAPTVARTPIGPHPWSLNPLSRWLGGLFGGRARAPAPDSPDPRGRWRHAGRVRRMMLLVLTLAQTALATHFMSTVLPYQGRDPLEIVALILFAILFCWVSAGFWTAIMGFFVLLFGRDRYVISRTAVGQEPLAEGARTAVVMPICNENVPRVFAGLRATYESLAKTDDLAAFDFFVLSDSNDPDVCVAETDAWLSLCRAVDGFGRIFYRRRQRRVKRKSGNIDDFCRRWGGNYRYMIVLDADSIMSGECLGKLARMMEANPGAGIIQTAPLAAGRETFYARLQQFASRVYGPLFTAGLHYWQLGESHYWGHNAIIRLAPFMKHCALAPLPGSGVLTGEILSHDFVEAALMRRAGWGVWIAYDLQGSYEEMPPNLLDELKRDRRWCQGNLMNFRLFLAERIHGVHRAVFVTGVMAYLSSPLWFLFLLLSTVMLAKHTLVAPQYFVAPRQLFPLWPQWHPERAIALFSATATLLFLPKILSVILLWFKDATRFGGVFILTLGLAIEMLLSALLAPIRMLFHTQFVVAAFTGWSIQWKSPPREDAETTWGEALRRHGWHSLLGIVWAAGVYWLNPAYLLWLLPIVGALALSVPLSVFSSRVSLGQRLRRMRLFLIPEESWPPKELRWAQKYAEMAPAGPDFVKAVVDPVANAVACASARLRPARCNDSTRRAQWVREALANGPEVLPDKQKSQLLSDPLALSALHLAVWTQADAHPGWRAALSGGLQQGYLRSSL; from the coding sequence GTGGAGCTACCTGTTACCCCCAGAATAAACCGCCGCGAGGATGTCCCGGCGAGCGAGCGCTATGCCGATCAGCTACCGCTGAGCGATGACGAGCGCCAGGCATTGCTGGCGCAGGTGGGCGGGCGCGAAGACGGCGATGCTCAGGCGTTGTTGCGCCTGCATCGGGCCTTGGCCGGGGACGCGTCGCAGGTGTCGGACGAGCCTGCCTATGGATCGGTGTTCAAGCGGCTCGAGCTGGCCTACGGAGCCCCGCAAGCGGACACGGCGCCGGTGATCGCCGAACATGGCCGTGGCGGTGGCGTGCAGATCGTCAGTGCGCCGACGGTGGCGCGTACGCCCATTGGCCCGCACCCGTGGTCGCTCAACCCGCTGTCACGCTGGCTCGGCGGCCTGTTCGGCGGGCGCGCTCGCGCGCCGGCCCCTGACTCTCCCGACCCGCGGGGCCGCTGGCGGCATGCCGGCCGCGTCCGGCGCATGATGCTGCTGGTCCTGACGCTGGCGCAAACGGCGCTGGCCACCCACTTCATGAGCACCGTGCTGCCCTATCAGGGGCGCGATCCGCTGGAGATCGTCGCGCTGATTCTGTTCGCAATATTGTTTTGCTGGGTATCAGCCGGTTTCTGGACGGCCATCATGGGGTTTTTCGTACTGCTGTTCGGCCGTGACCGCTACGTCATTTCACGCACGGCGGTCGGTCAGGAGCCGCTTGCCGAGGGCGCGCGAACCGCGGTGGTCATGCCGATCTGCAATGAGAACGTGCCGCGCGTGTTTGCGGGCCTGCGGGCGACTTACGAATCGTTGGCCAAAACGGATGATCTGGCGGCCTTCGATTTCTTCGTGCTCAGCGACAGCAACGATCCCGACGTATGCGTGGCCGAGACCGATGCATGGCTGTCGCTGTGCCGTGCGGTCGACGGCTTCGGCCGCATCTTCTATCGCCGGCGGCAGCGCCGGGTCAAGCGCAAGAGCGGCAATATCGACGACTTTTGCCGGCGCTGGGGCGGCAACTATCGCTACATGATCGTGCTCGACGCCGACAGCATCATGAGCGGCGAGTGCCTTGGCAAGCTGGCGCGCATGATGGAGGCCAACCCGGGCGCCGGCATTATTCAGACCGCGCCGCTCGCGGCGGGCCGCGAAACTTTTTACGCGCGACTGCAGCAGTTTGCTTCGCGCGTCTATGGCCCGCTGTTCACAGCGGGGCTGCATTACTGGCAACTGGGCGAGTCGCACTACTGGGGCCATAACGCGATCATTCGCCTGGCGCCGTTCATGAAGCATTGCGCGCTGGCACCGTTGCCGGGCAGCGGGGTGCTGACCGGCGAGATCCTGTCGCACGATTTCGTCGAAGCCGCTTTGATGCGGCGCGCCGGCTGGGGGGTCTGGATTGCCTACGATTTGCAGGGCAGCTACGAGGAAATGCCGCCCAATCTGCTCGATGAACTCAAGCGGGATCGACGCTGGTGTCAGGGCAATCTGATGAATTTTCGGCTGTTTCTGGCCGAGCGCATTCATGGCGTGCACCGCGCCGTTTTCGTCACCGGTGTCATGGCGTATCTGTCGTCGCCGCTATGGTTTTTGTTTCTGCTGCTCTCCACCGTGATGCTGGCCAAGCACACGCTGGTGGCACCGCAGTACTTCGTCGCGCCGCGCCAGTTGTTCCCGTTGTGGCCGCAATGGCATCCCGAGCGTGCCATCGCGCTGTTCAGCGCGACTGCGACGCTTTTGTTTCTGCCCAAGATCTTGAGTGTCATCCTGCTGTGGTTCAAGGACGCGACGCGCTTTGGCGGCGTTTTCATCCTGACGCTGGGCCTGGCTATCGAAATGTTGCTGTCCGCCTTGCTGGCGCCGATACGCATGCTGTTCCATACGCAGTTCGTGGTGGCGGCTTTCACCGGCTGGTCGATCCAATGGAAGTCACCCCCGCGCGAGGACGCCGAAACGACCTGGGGCGAGGCGTTACGCCGGCATGGGTGGCATTCGCTGCTGGGCATCGTTTGGGCCGCCGGTGTCTACTGGCTCAATCCGGCCTACCTGCTCTGGCTGTTGCCGATCGTAGGCGCGCTGGCGCTGTCGGTGCCGCTGTCGGTATTCTCGAGCCGGGTGTCGCTGGGCCAGCGGTTGCGTCGCATGCGCCTGTTTCTGATCCCGGAGGAGTCTTGGCCGCCGAAGGAATTGCGCTGGGCGCAGAAGTATGCCGAGATGGCTCCCGCGGGGCCGGATTTCGTCAAAGCCGTGGTCGATCCGGTGGCCAACGCGGTCGCGTGCGCGAGCGCCAGGCTGCGCCCGGCGCGCTGCAACGACTCGACGCGGCGCGCTCAATGGGTGCGCGAGGCGTTGGCTAACGGGCCGGAGGTCTTGCCCGACAAACAGAAAAGCCAGTTGTTGAGCGACCCGTTGGCCTTGTCCGCGCTGCATCTGGCGGTGTGGACGCAAGCCGACGCTCACCCGGGCTGGCGTGCCGCCCTGTCGGGCGGGCTGCAGCAAGGTTATCTGCGCTCTTCCCTCTAG